Genomic DNA from Salvia miltiorrhiza cultivar Shanhuang (shh) chromosome 1, IMPLAD_Smil_shh, whole genome shotgun sequence:
TAGGAGTACATGGAGCTTCAAAATGGCATTCAAGACAGTATGCACGTAATGTGATATTGTTTGTCCCGATCTCCAAAAATCAAAACGGACAATCCTATTCTTCTTATGATGTGCTAAGATTGACAAGAACATCGCCACTTGTTCTTCGACACTTACATATCTACCGTCATCCAAAGAACCTAGTTGCTTTAACAAGTTACATAATCGATCGAATGTGTTGCAGTCCATCCTTAGATTGAGTATACAATCTACATCACTAACATTAGTTAATCGGTTTAAGTGCTTTACTTGGTCGGGTATCCGAGCTATATAGCTGTAAGGCTGTGACTCACAGCCACGTTTTCTCTTACGGGATTTCATTAGAGAATAACAAATATCTCCAATGGAAAAAAAATTTACAACACAAATGGAAATGGAAAAAAGAATAATGGCAGAGATTATTTACAAgataaatggaaaaaaaaatcgtcGGAGCATTCTTCACGACAAAGCAGAGATTATCGGACAATGGAAGAAGAGATACAGATAAAATGAGAATTGCTTACCAGTTCGACGGAGCCTTCTTTCACGGCAAAGCAGATGAAGAAAATGGCAGATTTTGTTGTTCCCAAATCCCAATCTTTAAAATCGATTTTCGGAGGGcattaattaaatttgaattttttagtcTTTCCAGATTAATGTAAACCGGCGCCCAAcgctaattaattaaacaaggCGAAACCACATAATTAATGCGGGCTGTCGGGCTGTCGGGCTGATACGGGCCAGCTTGGGTATTTTCCAATTATATCAAACAGTAAGTAAATGTTGGATTATTTAACAAACTAACATATCCAACCCTATCAAACTGGGCCAAAAAAAAGGCTAGTAAAGTTTAAAAGAAGTGTTTcctcgaaaaaaaaaagttaaataagTGCTGCAGCCTGTTTTAGCTACAGAAAACGAAACAAAGAAAAGTAAGTTAAAATGGCGACCAAAGGAGCCGCCGGCGACGGCGGCAGGGGCGACAGTCGAGTCATTTACACGGGCAATAAAAAGGAAAGGAGAGCGTTGAGGTTAGAGAATCCGTTTACTTTAAAAGTGGGTCAAGTATTCACCGGTTTTGGAGTCGGTTGTGGTGTTGGCATTGGCATCGGTCGCCCTATAAATTTAGGTAATTTTCGCGCCAACTCTCTTCTCTCTGTTTCTCCCTTTCAAGACTATTGAGCCTAAAGAGCATGAGACGACACTTTTATCTAAATACTGATGGTTTACTAAGATGGATTGCAACTATCGCATATGCCAAGGCCCTTGATAATTTCTACCATTTCAGCTAATTTTGATTGATTCATATTCCATTGAAAGGGTGGGATTGAAGATACTGAttcatgcatcttatcaatcattaAAAGTAAACGCCCCTTCAAGTATTTGAATTACATTTTGTAATGTTGTGGGCATGCCTCTCGATAATTCACAGCTTAGCTCTTGTTTGGTCGTGCTTGTTGGCTTATTTATTATAGATATAATTTGTGATGCTCAATGCAGTGTTAGTATTCGGAATGGCATATGGTAGTCATAATCTTCTTTGAGATGTTGGAAGTGATGTTGATGCATTCAGCATTAAAAGTAGAGGAAAATGAGAGAGTTGAATCTCTGAACGATGGTTTCTGAAGTGTGAATCTGGTTTGACTGTCAATTCTACAAAACATGTTTGATTTACCGTCGCATAAATAGTAAAGAAATGTGATTTCAACCTCGCCTAAAAATTACTCAAAGGATAAATTCTTACTGGAAACTCATATACATTCCTTTTCCATTTCAATGTGTGGTTAGATTATCCATGGAACTTAGGTTTGTAAacaatatagtttttttttcttttttcagagAAGCATATTATTATAGGTCAGATGAAAAAGAGTTAACCAAAATAATGAGATGGAAAAAATGCTCTTAAATGAATAATCGCCAGGATTTTGTGAAATTTGGGAACATATTCGACGTTGgagttcatttatttattgatGCTGGTGCGACTAATGAATTTTCTTCTCACGATAGacatattaattaaaatgttATTTGCATAGCTAAGAACCATCAAGGAATTCAATTGCAAATCCATAATGATACTACCTGAGAATGTTATTTGTAAGCTCTGGTAACTGGGCTTATTGACGTTTCCATTTATTCTGAAATCTCAATGTGTCATTAGGTGCAATACCAGTATTGGGCCAAGTCATGAGTGCCACTAGGGGAGCAactgatgtattttctggtgtGCAAAGACATGTCAATAATTCTGTATGTGTTTCAGGTATGTGTTTCCATTTTTGTACTTTCTATTacagatttaatttttttctttctttcttcatgTATGTAGCTAAAGAAAGTCGGTGCAAAGAACATTGAAGCGGGTATTGGCTGTGGAGTGGGTTTCGGCCATGGATTTGGAGTTGGTATGTACCTGGAAGGATATAAATGGCCTGAGTTAAACTTATGGAATTTTCTGTAATCTAATATCTGCTAGTCCCTGGTGCAAGAATAGACACTGACTGCATGTTTCTGAGAGGTTATTTTGCCACCAAGAGGGTTCCCTTTTCATTGTTTTATTATTCAGTTTCTCTTAGATGACGAGATTGTAAGCATGATATGATCACTTTCAGTGGTCATATGCTGATATTTTTGTATGTATTATTCCATTTTTCTTGATCTCTGCTGCAAGGTTATCCCTTTGTAGGcctttatttcataaaattagaTCTGCAGTTTTAAAATTATGTGGGCAGTGGGCATATAAAGAATTGTTTCCTTGAATTGGTTTAGTTGGAAATGGGCAGCAGCATATTCATGACTTGCATTAGATAGCTAATTTACTTCAATAAATGACAGGCCTTGCTGTGAAGCCTAGTGTGCTGCATCAGATACAGTCACAATTTTTAGTATGTATTGATGCTGTCTTCTCTTTTCAGTGTTTATCCAACAGGATGaatttctgtttttctttttccttaccTTACTTCATCTCCAATTTTCAGCAAGTGGCAACACTTGTGATGGAAAGACTTGGAATAGATTCCAGTTCTACCCTGTCTGTTAATCAAGGGATGGTTTCCCCTCCATCTTTGCAAAGTGGGAAGAGCATGGTTGACGAAGCATCATATGAAAATCGAAGTATGACTCAGTTAgcaaaatcatcatcaaacaaTAGGAATGGGACTGCACTATTTTCTCCAGAGGGGACATTAGCACCGACAAGTGCTGCAACAGATACAAAATCTACCAGTCGAACAGAGAGAGTCCTCAACAACTTTCTGCAAAATCTCAAAGAGGAGGGCAGCTCCTCTCAAGAACAAGTATGAATACATGAACCTCAAAACTCAAATACTAGAGCAATTTCACTGCAACTTATGTAAGAATAGAGTAGTAGCCCTTTAAATTCTTATTTTTCGTAATGCAAAAATTTGTTAGACTGACAAGTCGTTAGTGCTATAGCTTAGATGATGCGGAATTTTGAAACTAGAAATAACTGGTATTTTCTGTTGAGGCTTCTGATGTTGAAGCTCACCCTAGGAAAGCCTAATGAACTCAAGATTTAAAAACAGAGTTGTGGTTGCATATGAGATAAAGACCTACAATTTCCATTCTCCTCTGAAACTGAGGACCATGATTACTGGAAAGATGCTACCTTGGTGCATGATGCTATGTTGTTGGCGACTTTCTGGAGTTCAAGTTCATTATATTctataaaaagagaaaaaatacagaaaagtgcTTTGAAGTTACAAGGCATTTTTACCTTTTGGTTGGGGTCTGTGCAGTTTGGTCTATACACAATTGTGTTCATTTATATCCCAATACAGTTAATCTTTGATGACTTTGTTTAATGCATTGAAGCACTTCAGTTTATTC
This window encodes:
- the LOC131024564 gene encoding uncharacterized protein LOC131024564 isoform X2 — translated: MYFLVCKDMSIILYVFQLKKVGAKNIEAGIGCGVGFGHGFGVGLAVKPSVLHQIQSQFLQVATLVMERLGIDSSSTLSVNQGMVSPPSLQSGKSMVDEASYENRSMTQLAKSSSNNRNGTALFSPEGTLAPTSAATDTKSTSRTERVLNNFLQNLKEEGSSSQEQARASHLENKVLQMVLKHQVLIEELMQENDKLRQILVDELKVEPSRLQSSATSRSKSSCNECFECRRRQRRRSNFA
- the LOC131024564 gene encoding uncharacterized protein LOC131024564 isoform X1; amino-acid sequence: MATKGAAGDGGRGDSRVIYTGNKKERRALRLENPFTLKVGQVFTGFGVGCGVGIGIGRPINLGAIPVLGQVMSATRGATDVFSGVQRHVNNSLKKVGAKNIEAGIGCGVGFGHGFGVGLAVKPSVLHQIQSQFLQVATLVMERLGIDSSSTLSVNQGMVSPPSLQSGKSMVDEASYENRSMTQLAKSSSNNRNGTALFSPEGTLAPTSAATDTKSTSRTERVLNNFLQNLKEEGSSSQEQARASHLENKVLQMVLKHQVLIEELMQENDKLRQILVDELKVEPSRLQSSATSRSKSSCNECFECRRRQRRRSNFA